The Agromyces sp. G08B096 DNA window TTCACCACGGCGATCGACTTGCCCGTGTCGGTGCGGAACTCGGCGAGCGCGGCGGTGAACGCGGCGGCCTCGGTGCGGTCGCTCAGCTGGCTGGCCTTCGCCGGCTGCGGGTCGTCGGCGGGGTGATGGGCGAAGACGAGCACGCCGGTGACCGACGAGTCGTCCGCGGCATCCGCCAGCTCGTCGCGGAGGAACGCGAGCTGCGAGGCATCCGACGCGCGGAAGGAGCCCGCCGAGGAGTTCAGCGTGATCAGCCGGGTGCCGCCGACCGTGCTCGCGGTCGTGGTGTCGCCGAAGGCGGCCTCGAAGTTCGAGATGGGCCCGCCCATCACCTCGTGGTTGCCGGGCACGTACACGTAGGGCAGCCGGTCGCCGATCTCCTCGTCGAGGATGCGCGACGCGAGCTCGAAGTCGGCCGGGCTCGCCTCGTCGACGAAGTCGCCGACGATCACGAGCCGGTCGGGCTCGGCGGCGAGGATCTCGCGCAGCGTCTGTCTGGCCCCCTGCACGGCGCCGCTCTCGGGGCTGCGGGCGACGAACTGGGCGTCGCTCATCACTGCGATCCGCTGGGGCCGGTCCGCGACGGTGCCGTTGGTCACGATGACGGGATCGTGCACGACGGGTGCGACCGGCTGGGCCACGTCGGGCGCGACGATCGACTCGAGCGCGGCGATCTCGACGTGGCCGCGATAGCTCACGGCCGAGCGGGTCTCGAGCAGGCGGATGCGCTGCAGGTGCAGCGGATAGGGCGTGCCGGCGGGCACCGTGAACCGCGCCTGCTGCCAGCCCGTCCACGTGACGTTCGGACCGTCGAGGTTGATCGTCGTGCCCGCACCGTTCTTCATCTGGATGCGCGGCCACACGCCGCTGCCGTCGCCGTTGATCCACAGGGTGAGCGCCTGCGGCTGCCCCTCGAGCTGCCGGCCGAGGCTGCCCGACGTCGCCATCTCCGGCGCGACCGCGTAGTAGCCGCGCGTGCCCGTGCTCGTCGTGAAGTCGTAGTCGAGGGCGAGCGCGGGCTCGCCGTTCGGACCGGTCGTGAGCGTGGTCGTGCCGGTGGCCCGGTCGGCCGCCTTGCCCCACGAGGCACCGTCGGCGAAGTCCGCGACCGAGAGGCTGCGGTACCCGATCGTGACGGCGACGTCGACGCTGCGCCCGTCGGCCGTGAACGTCACGGTGGCGGAGCCGCTCGCGACATTCGGCGTGATGACGAAACCGTCTCGGCCGTCGGCGGTCACCGTGACGTCGGGACCGCTCGCGACCTGCAGGTCGTGCGTCTCGACCGGCGCACGGAAGCCGTCGGCGTCGAGGCCGACGAGGCTCACGCGTGCACTCTGGCCGGGCTCGGGCAGCGAGACGACCGTGCTGCTCGGCCGCAGCCGCTGCAGGTCGCCCAGCACGCGCAGCTCGGTCGTCGCCGTCTTGCCCTGGGCGGTGAAGCTCACGGTGCCCCGGCCCGGGTCGCCCCCGACGAAACGCGCGGTGGCGCCGTCGACCGGCTCGACCGTGAGCGCCGCGTCGGCCGCGAACACACCGTCGACCGGCACGCCGCCGAAATTCTCGTCGAGCCCCGTCGCGGAGACGGTGCGGCCGAGCCGCGGGAACACCGCATCGGCGTCGGGCAGGGCGGATGCCGGCGCGACCGCGACATCCGTCACCGTGCCGGCCGGCGCCGACGAGAAGAACGCGAGGCTGTTCGCGACCACGCGCTCGCTGCCGTCGGACGGGCGGTTCGCGATCGTCGCCTCGGTGGTGCCGGGGCGACGCGCGGCGAGCATCGTCGACCCGCCGCCGTCGAGGTTGACGGCGTTGTACACGTCGAGGTCGAGCATGAGGTCGCCGAGCTCCCGGATCGTCATGCCGCGGCTGTCGGTGGCGCGGCCGTCGATCGAGACGATCGTGATGCGCGTGCCGTCGCGGTTCACGCCGACCGCGGTGCGCGCGGCCTCGACCTGGTCCTCGTCGGTCTGCACGCCGTCGACGATCAGGCGCTGGGAGCCGCTCACCGCGAGGTCGACGTCGGCGTTCGTGCCGACGCGCACGTCGACTGTCTGCCCGACGGTGAGCGCCGCGAGCGTCGCGGCTCCGGCGTCGCGGCCGACGAGCACGCCCGTGCCGTCGGCGATCGCCGTCGGACCGGTGACGGCGGCCGGATCGGTGGTGACCGACTGCACGACGCCGTCCGCGACGACGACCATGGCGATGGAGGGCGCGAGCGCGCCCGGGCCGCCGAGCGGCCGGCTCAGCGGATGCTCGCCCCACGCCGAGGTGTACCAGCCGATGGCGTTCGTCGCGAGCCCCGGCGTGTTGACCCCGCCCAGCGGCGTCTCGACGGCGTCGACCGTCAGGGTGCCGTCGACCATGAGCTGCTGCACGGCCGCGACGCCGTCGGTGACCGTGAAGGCCTGCCGGGGGCCCCCGCCCGCGGTGCGGAGGCCCTGCGTCGGCGACACGTTCGTGCCGACCGGTGCGACGGAGGCGTTCATGTCGAAGTAGTCGCCGTTCACCGCGGCCACGGCGCCGGTGCCGGCGATCTGCTCCGACAGCGTCGCGCCCCCCGTCACCGTGCCGGCGTCGAGCACGTCGAGCGAGAGCGTCGGGGTCGTCAGGTCGGCCTGCATCACGTGCCCGGTGACCCACCCGGCCGGCTGCAGCCGCCGGAAGTCGGTCAGCTCGAGGCCGGGCGCGAGCGTCTCGGTCTCGGCCGTGAGCAACGACGACCCGCCGCCCGAGAGGTCGAGCCCGCCGGTGTCCGGCGCCGCGGTCGCGGCCGGGACATCCGGCTGCGCGACAGCGACCCCGCCCGCCGCCAGTGCGGTCGCGACGACGAGGGCCGCGAGGCGCGGCGTCCTCCGGAGAGCTGATCGGTGGCTGGTGGACGGCAAGGGCATGGCTGACGAACCTCGTACGTGTCGAGTGGTGGTCCTGCCGCGAGTGCGGCGCCGTCAGGCTAGGCACCCCGTCGGACCCGTGCCCGTCCAGGTCATGTCATGGAGGTGTCCCGGGGGTGAACGACACGCCGGTGACGCCGGGACCGTCGGGACGGCGAACGGCCCGCCCGCGCCGCCCTACCAGGCCGCCCCGTGCGCCAGCGCGATCGTGACGGCGGCATCGACCGGCCCGGCCCAGGGCTCGCCGTGTCCCGGCAGCACCACCCTCGCGTTCGAGCCGCGGAGCTCGCCGAGCGACGCGGTCGCACGGGCGAGGTCGTGTTGGAAGATCGAGGGCAGCAGCTGCGGGCCCTCGATCGGCGACGTCCGGTGCCGGGTCACGAGCGCGTCGCCCGCGACGAGCACGCCCGCCTCCTCGAACTCGTAGGTCGCGTGACCGCTGGTATGCCCCGCGATGAGCCGCAGGAGCGGACGCCCCGGCACGTCGACCCGACCGTCGCGCATCGGCAGCGCGGTCGCGCTCGGGACGCCGAGCCTCGCCCCACCGCGGAGGAGGGGAAGCATGCCGGCCGCCCAGCGACCGACGCCGGGTCGCCAGCTGTTGCGGATCACCTCCGCCGGCCCCGCCTGCTCGACGACCTCCCGGTGCAGGTTCGCGAGCTCGTCGACGGGCGCGTACACGGGCGTGCCGTACGTGTCGGCGAGCCAGGCGGCGCCGCCGAGGTGGTCGGCGTGGGCGTGGGTGATGAGCACGGCGGTCACGTCGTCG harbors:
- a CDS encoding phosphodiester glycosidase family protein gives rise to the protein MPLPSTSHRSALRRTPRLAALVVATALAAGGVAVAQPDVPAATAAPDTGGLDLSGGGSSLLTAETETLAPGLELTDFRRLQPAGWVTGHVMQADLTTPTLSLDVLDAGTVTGGATLSEQIAGTGAVAAVNGDYFDMNASVAPVGTNVSPTQGLRTAGGGPRQAFTVTDGVAAVQQLMVDGTLTVDAVETPLGGVNTPGLATNAIGWYTSAWGEHPLSRPLGGPGALAPSIAMVVVADGVVQSVTTDPAAVTGPTAIADGTGVLVGRDAGAATLAALTVGQTVDVRVGTNADVDLAVSGSQRLIVDGVQTDEDQVEAARTAVGVNRDGTRITIVSIDGRATDSRGMTIRELGDLMLDLDVYNAVNLDGGGSTMLAARRPGTTEATIANRPSDGSERVVANSLAFFSSAPAGTVTDVAVAPASALPDADAVFPRLGRTVSATGLDENFGGVPVDGVFAADAALTVEPVDGATARFVGGDPGRGTVSFTAQGKTATTELRVLGDLQRLRPSSTVVSLPEPGQSARVSLVGLDADGFRAPVETHDLQVASGPDVTVTADGRDGFVITPNVASGSATVTFTADGRSVDVAVTIGYRSLSVADFADGASWGKAADRATGTTTLTTGPNGEPALALDYDFTTSTGTRGYYAVAPEMATSGSLGRQLEGQPQALTLWINGDGSGVWPRIQMKNGAGTTINLDGPNVTWTGWQQARFTVPAGTPYPLHLQRIRLLETRSAVSYRGHVEIAALESIVAPDVAQPVAPVVHDPVIVTNGTVADRPQRIAVMSDAQFVARSPESGAVQGARQTLREILAAEPDRLVIVGDFVDEASPADFELASRILDEEIGDRLPYVYVPGNHEVMGGPISNFEAAFGDTTTASTVGGTRLITLNSSAGSFRASDASQLAFLRDELADAADDSSVTGVLVFAHHPADDPQPAKASQLSDRTEAAAFTAALAEFRTDTGKSIAVVNGHVGAFHAAATDGVSQLINGNSGKSPSGTPATGGFTGWTMLGLNPSAGLVGADPTVVEDRTRWMRAEVHARVDAVELDVPSVLEAGETVEVGASITQDDGRVVPVGWPMSATWGGEGVTVDDGSSAKLERAVAAAGALRLNPETGQLTAVTAGTGVVEVVVNGQRASVEVRVVGGDPGTDPGTGPGTGPGTGPGTGPGTGAGAGGGGSTPAGADGAGSGPDLAGTGFDGAGFVVLAVVLLLLGGGAVVVMRLRARRAAAVTAAGDGQAAGEQTDAGRAAADQSD
- a CDS encoding MBL fold metallo-hydrolase, whose amino-acid sequence is MVGAGREAPPAFRVDAIGDRVHFVQTEHVNWVLHVGPGGVTLLDSGYAGQVDVLEASLQAVGCRADDVTAVLITHAHADHLGGAAWLADTYGTPVYAPVDELANLHREVVEQAGPAEVIRNSWRPGVGRWAAGMLPLLRGGARLGVPSATALPMRDGRVDVPGRPLLRLIAGHTSGHATYEFEEAGVLVAGDALVTRHRTSPIEGPQLLPSIFQHDLARATASLGELRGSNARVVLPGHGEPWAGPVDAAVTIALAHGAAW